The proteins below come from a single Parageobacillus toebii NBRC 107807 genomic window:
- the racE gene encoding glutamate racemase — MERAIGVIDSGVGGLTVAKEIMRQLPKERIVYLGDTARCPYGPRPKEEIRQFTWEMTNYLLRYNIKMLVIACNTATAVVLDEIREQLDIPVLGVIHPGARAALKATKNGHIGVIGTIGTVKSGAYEKALKSINHRVRVESLACPKFVPLVESGNFEGEEARKIVAESLEPFKSSNMDVLILGCTHYPLLSPLIKEYMGKRVKLICSGDETAREVSAILHHSHLLYTGQREAEHLFFTTGSKELFQKIASKWFGKPIENVQTIEL; from the coding sequence TTGGAAAGAGCAATTGGTGTTATTGACTCAGGAGTTGGTGGATTAACTGTTGCAAAAGAAATTATGCGACAGTTACCAAAAGAACGGATTGTTTATCTTGGGGATACAGCTCGTTGCCCATATGGGCCACGCCCTAAAGAGGAAATTCGTCAATTTACATGGGAAATGACGAATTATTTATTGCGGTATAATATTAAAATGCTTGTTATTGCTTGTAATACGGCAACAGCTGTCGTATTAGACGAAATTCGGGAACAGCTCGATATTCCGGTATTAGGAGTGATACATCCTGGAGCTCGCGCGGCGTTAAAAGCGACGAAAAACGGGCATATCGGTGTGATTGGTACAATTGGTACAGTAAAAAGCGGTGCGTATGAAAAGGCGCTAAAATCCATTAACCATCGAGTTCGTGTAGAAAGTTTAGCATGTCCAAAGTTTGTCCCGCTTGTAGAGAGCGGAAACTTCGAAGGAGAGGAAGCGAGAAAGATAGTCGCTGAATCGCTTGAACCGTTTAAATCGAGCAATATGGATGTCCTTATTTTAGGATGCACTCACTATCCTTTGTTAAGTCCTCTTATTAAAGAATATATGGGAAAACGCGTAAAACTAATTTGTTCCGGTGATGAAACCGCACGTGAAGTTAGTGCGATTTTGCATCATAGCCATCTTCTTTATACAGGGCAACGAGAGGCTGAACATTTATTCTTTACGACAGGATCAAAGGAGCTATTCCAAAAAATTGCTTCCAAATGGTTTGGAAAGCCAATTGAAAATGTTCAAACGATTGAATTATAA
- the sdhA gene encoding succinate dehydrogenase flavoprotein subunit, with the protein MKKGKIIVVGGGLAGLMATIKIAEAGVPVELFSLVPVKRSHSVCAQGGINGAVNTKGEGDSPWEHFDDTVYGGDFLANQPPVKAMCEAAPSIIYMLDRMGVMFNRTPEGLLDFRRFGGTQHHRTAYAGATTGQQILYALDEQVRRHEVAGLVTKYEGWEFLGVVLDDEQICRGIVAQDLKTMEIKAFPADAVIMATGGPGVIFGKSTNSIINTGSAASIVYQQGAYYANGEFIQIHPTAIPGDDKLRLMSESARGEGGRVWTYKDGKPWYFLEEKYPAYGNLVPRDIAAREIFHVCVDLKLGINGENMVYLDLSHKDPKELDIKLGGIIEIYEKFMGEDPRKVPMKVFPAVHYSMGGLWVDYDQMTNIKGLFAAGECDYSIHGANRLGANSLLSAIYGGMVAGPNAVRYIRGLEKSADAMPSSLYDRYVKQEEERWNNILSMDGTENAYVLHKELGEWMTANVTIVRYNDKLLKTDEKIQELLERYKNISVTDTSKWSNQGATFIRQLYNMLQLARVITLGAYNRNESRGAHYKPEFPERNDEEWLKTTMARYTPDGPAFHYEDVDVSLIKPRKRDYTKKKEEVK; encoded by the coding sequence ATGAAAAAAGGAAAAATCATAGTAGTTGGTGGCGGTCTAGCTGGTCTAATGGCAACGATTAAAATCGCGGAAGCAGGCGTACCTGTAGAATTGTTCTCGCTCGTACCTGTTAAGCGGTCTCACTCTGTCTGTGCACAAGGTGGGATTAACGGTGCGGTAAATACGAAAGGGGAAGGCGATTCTCCTTGGGAACATTTCGACGATACCGTATATGGCGGTGACTTTTTAGCGAACCAGCCTCCGGTAAAAGCGATGTGTGAGGCAGCGCCAAGCATCATTTATATGCTTGACCGCATGGGAGTCATGTTCAACCGTACTCCTGAAGGGTTGCTTGATTTCCGCCGCTTCGGTGGAACGCAGCATCACCGTACTGCATACGCAGGGGCAACGACAGGCCAGCAGATATTATATGCGCTTGATGAACAAGTGCGCCGCCATGAAGTGGCTGGACTTGTCACAAAATATGAAGGATGGGAGTTTTTAGGCGTTGTTTTAGATGATGAACAAATTTGCCGAGGAATCGTTGCGCAAGATTTAAAAACAATGGAAATTAAAGCGTTTCCTGCGGACGCGGTCATTATGGCGACAGGCGGACCAGGAGTCATTTTTGGAAAATCGACGAACTCGATCATCAACACAGGTTCAGCAGCGTCTATCGTCTATCAACAAGGCGCGTACTATGCAAACGGGGAATTTATCCAAATTCACCCGACGGCGATTCCGGGAGACGATAAACTGCGTCTCATGAGTGAGTCAGCCCGAGGGGAAGGCGGAAGAGTCTGGACATATAAAGACGGAAAACCTTGGTATTTCCTTGAAGAAAAATATCCGGCTTACGGAAACCTTGTTCCTCGTGATATCGCGGCTCGTGAAATTTTCCACGTTTGCGTTGATTTGAAGCTCGGCATCAACGGCGAAAACATGGTATACCTTGATCTTTCTCATAAAGATCCGAAAGAACTAGATATCAAACTTGGCGGTATTATTGAAATTTACGAGAAATTTATGGGCGAAGACCCTCGCAAAGTGCCGATGAAAGTATTCCCAGCTGTTCACTATTCGATGGGCGGCTTATGGGTTGATTATGATCAAATGACAAACATTAAAGGATTGTTTGCCGCTGGCGAATGTGATTACTCGATCCATGGCGCAAACCGTCTAGGAGCTAACTCCTTATTATCAGCGATTTACGGCGGCATGGTTGCTGGACCAAATGCGGTTAGATACATTCGCGGTTTGGAAAAATCGGCAGACGCAATGCCATCATCGTTGTACGACCGCTATGTGAAACAAGAAGAAGAGCGTTGGAACAACATCTTGTCCATGGATGGAACAGAAAACGCGTATGTGCTTCATAAAGAGTTGGGTGAATGGATGACAGCGAACGTTACAATCGTTCGTTACAACGATAAGTTGTTGAAAACAGATGAGAAAATCCAGGAATTGTTGGAACGCTATAAAAACATCAGTGTTACAGACACGTCGAAATGGAGCAACCAAGGCGCAACATTTATTCGTCAGTTATATAATATGCTTCAACTAGCGCGGGTAATTACGCTAGGCGCTTACAACCGCAACGAAAGCCGTGGTGCACACTATAAACCGGAGTTTCCAGAGCGCAATGACGAAGAGTGGCTCAAAACAACGATGGCACGCTATACCCCAGATGGACCGGCATTCCACTACGAAGATGTCGATGTATCGTTGATTAAGCCACGCAAACGCGACTACACGAAAAAGAAAGAGGAAGTGAAATAA
- the ilvB gene encoding acetolactate synthase large subunit produces the protein MARMKVEEKTSEKTKMSGALMLIEALKAEKVEVIFGYPGGAVLPLYDKLYQSGVFHVLTRHEQGAIHAAEGYARISGKPGVVIATSGPGATNIVTGLTDAMMDSLPIVVFTGQVATSVIGSDAFQEADVLGITMPITKHNYQVRDISELPKIIKEAFHIATTGRPGPVLIDIPKDITIAEGEFDYEQEVHLPGYQPTTHPNHLQIRRLVEAVSQSKRPVILAGAGVLHANASNELRQYAEQQNIPVVHTLLGLGGFPADHPLFLGMAGMHGTYTANMALYECDLLINIGARFDDRVTGNLKYFAPKATVAHIDIDPAEIGKNVPTKIPIVSDAKAALQELIHQQGKPADTSAWLAQLNEWKRQFPLYYEDDEQTIKPQKLVEMIYELTNGEAIITTDVGQHQMWAAQYYKFNRPHRWVTSGGLGTMGFGLPAAIGAQLADRNAAVVSIVGDGGFQMTFQELSVIQELQLPIKVVIVNNQALGMVRQWQELFYEKRYSHSLIPNQPDFVKLAEAYNIPGFQAKTEAEAMEVLKKAFAIDGPVLLDFHVKADENVYPMVAPGKGLHEMVGVKPCGELSQ, from the coding sequence ATGGCAAGGATGAAAGTAGAGGAAAAAACGTCCGAAAAAACGAAAATGAGCGGAGCGCTAATGTTAATTGAGGCGTTAAAGGCGGAAAAGGTAGAAGTTATTTTTGGATATCCGGGTGGAGCGGTGTTGCCGCTTTACGACAAGTTATATCAATCAGGAGTGTTTCACGTATTAACGCGGCATGAGCAAGGGGCCATTCATGCCGCAGAAGGATATGCGCGTATTTCTGGAAAGCCGGGCGTTGTGATCGCAACATCAGGGCCTGGAGCGACAAACATTGTGACAGGTTTAACAGATGCAATGATGGATTCGCTGCCGATCGTCGTATTTACAGGTCAAGTTGCAACGAGCGTCATCGGTTCAGATGCGTTTCAAGAAGCGGATGTTCTCGGAATTACGATGCCAATTACGAAACATAATTATCAAGTTCGTGATATAAGCGAGCTTCCGAAAATTATTAAAGAAGCGTTTCATATTGCCACAACAGGAAGACCTGGTCCTGTATTAATCGATATCCCAAAAGACATTACCATAGCGGAAGGAGAATTTGATTACGAACAAGAGGTTCATTTGCCAGGGTATCAACCGACCACTCACCCAAACCATTTGCAAATTCGCCGCCTTGTAGAAGCGGTTAGCCAATCGAAAAGACCTGTCATTTTAGCGGGAGCAGGCGTATTACATGCGAACGCTTCAAATGAACTACGGCAATATGCTGAACAACAAAATATTCCAGTTGTTCATACGTTATTAGGCTTAGGCGGATTTCCAGCCGATCACCCATTATTTTTAGGAATGGCTGGCATGCACGGTACGTATACAGCAAACATGGCGCTATATGAATGTGATTTACTCATTAATATTGGGGCAAGATTCGATGATCGTGTTACGGGAAATTTAAAATACTTTGCACCAAAGGCAACGGTGGCACACATTGATATTGATCCGGCGGAAATCGGCAAAAATGTGCCTACGAAAATTCCGATTGTCAGCGATGCGAAAGCGGCCTTGCAAGAATTAATTCATCAGCAAGGAAAGCCAGCGGACACAAGCGCATGGCTTGCCCAGTTAAACGAATGGAAACGGCAATTCCCTCTTTATTACGAAGACGATGAACAAACGATTAAGCCGCAAAAACTGGTGGAAATGATTTATGAATTAACGAACGGAGAAGCCATTATTACTACCGACGTTGGCCAGCATCAAATGTGGGCGGCGCAATATTACAAGTTTAATAGACCGCATCGCTGGGTTACTTCCGGCGGGCTTGGAACGATGGGATTCGGCCTCCCGGCGGCGATCGGAGCGCAGCTTGCGGATAGAAATGCTGCGGTCGTTTCCATTGTCGGTGATGGTGGCTTCCAAATGACATTCCAAGAGTTGTCTGTCATCCAAGAGCTTCAATTGCCGATTAAAGTGGTTATTGTGAATAACCAAGCGCTTGGTATGGTTCGTCAATGGCAGGAACTTTTCTACGAAAAACGATATTCCCATTCTCTCATTCCAAATCAGCCGGATTTTGTAAAACTAGCAGAAGCATACAATATTCCGGGCTTCCAGGCAAAAACGGAGGCGGAAGCGATGGAGGTACTAAAGAAAGCATTTGCGATCGACGGTCCGGTTTTACTTGATTTCCATGTAAAAGCGGATGAAAACGTCTATCCAATGGTTGCACCTGGAAAAGGATTACATGAAATGGTGGGGGTGAAACCGTGCGGCGAATTATCACAATGA
- a CDS encoding XTP/dITP diphosphatase has translation MKQVIIATKNVGKAREFQELLEKKGIEVKSLLDFPNCPDVEETGSTFAENAVLKAEAMAHYFHAIVIADDSGLSIDALDGRPGVYSARYAGEEKNDQKNIAKVLEELKGVPFEKRTARFHCALAVAAPGRRTTVVEGTCEGYITEVPKGENGFGYDPIFYVPQKGKTMAELSKEEKNQISHRAKALAKLEKQWDEIINDKE, from the coding sequence ATGAAACAAGTCATTATCGCGACGAAAAACGTCGGAAAGGCGCGAGAGTTTCAAGAACTCCTTGAAAAAAAAGGAATAGAAGTAAAATCGCTTCTAGATTTTCCGAATTGCCCAGATGTTGAGGAAACGGGAAGCACGTTTGCTGAAAACGCGGTATTAAAAGCGGAAGCGATGGCCCATTATTTTCATGCGATCGTGATCGCCGACGACTCCGGCCTATCGATTGACGCTTTAGATGGAAGACCAGGTGTATATTCCGCCCGATACGCTGGAGAAGAAAAGAACGATCAAAAAAACATTGCCAAAGTATTGGAAGAGTTGAAAGGAGTTCCTTTTGAAAAGCGAACGGCGCGTTTCCATTGCGCGCTTGCTGTCGCGGCTCCAGGGCGCCGCACAACCGTCGTTGAGGGAACGTGTGAAGGATACATTACAGAAGTGCCAAAGGGTGAAAACGGATTTGGGTATGATCCAATTTTTTACGTTCCGCAAAAAGGAAAAACGATGGCGGAATTATCCAAAGAAGAGAAAAATCAAATCAGCCATCGAGCAAAAGCGTTAGCGAAATTAGAAAAGCAGTGGGATGAAATCATTAACGATAAGGAGTAA
- the ilvE gene encoding branched-chain-amino-acid transaminase, with amino-acid sequence MSEQWIFLNGEFVTKENAKISVYDHGFLYGDGVFEGIRVYSGNVFRLKEHIDRLYNSAKSILLTIPYTKEEMTNYVIETIRKNQYQDAYIRLVVSRGVGDLGLDPYKCKKPQVVIIVEPLALFPKHLYETGIEVVTVATRRNRSDVLSPKVKSLNYLNNVLVKIEAHLANVSEALILNDQGYVAEGSGDNVFIIKDEVIYTPPGYVGALEGITRQAIIEIAQELGYVVKEEPFTRHDVYVADEVFLTGTAAEVIAVVKVDGRVIGEGVPGKHTKRLLEEFRRRVVSEGVKVYQTNASVR; translated from the coding sequence TTGAGTGAACAATGGATTTTTTTAAACGGTGAATTTGTGACAAAAGAAAATGCGAAAATCTCGGTATACGATCATGGTTTTTTATACGGCGATGGCGTATTTGAAGGGATTCGTGTCTATAGCGGCAACGTGTTTCGATTAAAAGAGCATATAGATCGTCTCTACAATTCAGCAAAATCGATTTTATTAACGATTCCTTATACAAAAGAAGAGATGACAAATTATGTTATTGAAACGATACGAAAAAATCAATATCAAGATGCATATATTCGTCTTGTTGTTTCACGCGGAGTCGGCGATTTAGGGCTTGATCCGTATAAGTGCAAAAAGCCGCAAGTCGTTATTATTGTTGAGCCGTTAGCGCTTTTTCCAAAACATTTATATGAAACTGGAATTGAAGTGGTAACGGTTGCCACTCGAAGAAATCGTTCTGATGTCCTTAGCCCAAAAGTAAAGTCACTCAACTATTTAAATAACGTTCTTGTCAAAATTGAGGCACATCTCGCTAACGTAAGCGAGGCGTTGATTTTAAATGATCAAGGATATGTAGCCGAAGGATCGGGAGATAACGTCTTTATTATTAAAGACGAGGTAATATATACACCGCCTGGATATGTAGGAGCGCTGGAAGGAATTACGCGTCAAGCTATTATCGAAATTGCTCAAGAACTTGGGTATGTCGTAAAAGAAGAGCCGTTTACGCGCCACGATGTTTATGTTGCCGATGAAGTTTTTTTAACTGGAACAGCTGCTGAAGTGATTGCAGTGGTGAAGGTGGATGGACGCGTGATCGGTGAAGGCGTGCCAGGAAAGCATACAAAACGGCTGCTTGAAGAGTTTAGACGCCGTGTTGTTTCTGAAGGAGTAAAAGTATATCAAACCAACGCAAGTGTTAGATAA
- a CDS encoding metallophosphoesterase family protein codes for MKVLIVSDSHGLTNELEEIVARHHHEANALIHCGDSELPFDQKEIARFLVVRGNCDFTTQFPNERTEEIEGVRFFITHGHLYNVKTSLMNLYYRAKEVEAKVVCFGHSHIAGAEMIDGILFINPGSILLPRARKEKTYALLQIEDGKATVQFYELDGKEVASLTKTFTL; via the coding sequence ATGAAAGTGTTAATTGTTAGTGATAGCCATGGATTAACGAATGAACTAGAAGAAATCGTGGCGCGTCATCATCATGAAGCAAATGCGCTGATTCATTGCGGAGATTCTGAATTGCCTTTTGATCAAAAAGAAATTGCCCGTTTTTTGGTAGTGCGCGGAAATTGTGATTTCACCACGCAATTTCCTAATGAACGAACCGAAGAAATTGAAGGGGTTCGCTTTTTCATTACTCACGGTCACCTCTATAATGTGAAAACGTCGCTAATGAATCTTTACTATCGTGCGAAAGAAGTAGAGGCAAAAGTGGTATGTTTTGGTCATTCTCATATCGCTGGTGCTGAGATGATCGACGGTATTTTATTTATTAATCCGGGAAGCATTTTGTTGCCGAGAGCGCGGAAAGAAAAAACATACGCATTATTGCAAATAGAAGACGGAAAAGCAACGGTTCAATTTTACGAACTCGATGGAAAAGAAGTGGCATCACTTACGAAAACATTTACCCTATGA
- a CDS encoding GerMN domain-containing protein, translating to MFHRGTWKLAASVVTSLLLLSGCGLFGKDEAVKEIDPPQDVSYLKDGQSLQETTGKQGGEKDEKKATETVKRELYLIDKNGFVVPQTVELPKTDAVAKQVLEYLVEDGPVSELLPNGFRAVLPADTRVLGVKLEKDGTIIADFSPEFANYKPEDEKRILQAITWTLTQFDNVKRVKIRINGYDQDVMPVNKTPIQDGVSRADGINIDAKGVADITNTHPVTVYFVAQQGNDTYYVPVTRRVSNKEKDDIVAAVNELIKGPSYGSGLVSEFQPDTQLVGKPKYEDGKVTLNFNEAIYGSNKKNVISDHVLNSLVLSLTEQKGIESVSIMVNGKANLVREDGKPLSEPVARPEKVNTESF from the coding sequence ATGTTTCATCGAGGAACGTGGAAACTAGCTGCATCCGTTGTTACATCGCTGTTATTACTTAGTGGTTGTGGGTTATTTGGAAAGGATGAAGCTGTTAAAGAAATTGACCCGCCACAGGATGTGAGCTATTTAAAAGATGGGCAATCATTACAAGAAACAACTGGAAAACAAGGGGGAGAAAAAGACGAGAAAAAAGCAACCGAAACAGTAAAACGCGAGCTTTACTTAATTGATAAAAATGGATTTGTCGTGCCGCAGACCGTAGAACTGCCGAAGACAGATGCTGTGGCAAAGCAAGTGCTCGAATATTTGGTGGAAGATGGCCCTGTTTCGGAATTGTTGCCAAACGGGTTTCGCGCTGTATTGCCAGCAGATACAAGGGTATTAGGAGTGAAGCTGGAGAAAGATGGCACCATTATTGCTGATTTCTCACCAGAATTTGCAAATTATAAACCAGAAGATGAAAAGAGAATTTTGCAAGCCATTACATGGACGCTGACACAGTTTGATAATGTGAAAAGAGTAAAAATTCGCATTAACGGTTATGATCAAGATGTCATGCCAGTCAATAAAACACCTATTCAAGACGGTGTCAGCCGCGCTGATGGAATTAATATTGATGCCAAAGGTGTTGCGGATATTACAAATACTCACCCAGTTACCGTTTATTTTGTCGCGCAACAAGGAAACGATACGTACTACGTTCCAGTAACGCGCCGCGTGTCTAATAAAGAAAAAGATGATATTGTCGCTGCGGTTAACGAATTAATTAAAGGACCAAGCTATGGCAGCGGTCTTGTAAGTGAGTTTCAGCCAGATACTCAGTTAGTTGGAAAACCAAAATATGAAGATGGAAAAGTGACATTAAACTTTAACGAAGCCATTTACGGCAGCAATAAGAAAAATGTCATTTCGGATCATGTATTAAATTCTCTTGTTCTCTCACTAACGGAGCAAAAGGGAATCGAGAGTGTCTCTATTATGGTAAATGGAAAAGCAAATCTTGTTAGAGAAGATGGAAAACCGTTATCCGAACCAGTGGCAAGACCAGAAAAAGTGAATACAGAAAGCTTTTAA
- the rph gene encoding ribonuclease PH, with protein MRIDGRENKQLRPVHMEKHFIKHAEGSVFITVGDTKVICTASIDDKVPPFMRGGGKGWITAEYSMLPRATEQRNVRESSKGKLSGRTMEIQRLIGRALRSVVNLDKLGEKTVWIDCDVIQADGGTRTASITGAYVAMVLAFAKLMEEKKLDELPVNDFLAATSVGIDPEHGIILDLNYAEDARAEVDMNIVMTGAGRFVEIQGTGEEATFSREQLNELLDTAEVGIRQLIDIQRKTLGELAMQIDIKRSEESGDT; from the coding sequence ATGAGGATAGATGGCAGAGAAAACAAACAGCTGCGTCCTGTACATATGGAGAAACATTTTATTAAACATGCAGAAGGGTCGGTATTCATTACAGTTGGTGATACGAAAGTGATTTGCACAGCAAGCATCGATGACAAAGTGCCGCCGTTTATGCGTGGCGGCGGAAAAGGATGGATTACTGCGGAATATTCGATGCTGCCGAGAGCGACAGAACAGCGAAATGTGAGGGAATCTAGCAAAGGAAAATTATCAGGGCGAACAATGGAAATCCAACGTCTTATCGGAAGAGCGCTTCGTTCTGTCGTTAATTTGGACAAGTTAGGCGAGAAGACGGTATGGATTGATTGTGATGTGATTCAAGCGGACGGAGGAACGCGGACAGCGTCGATTACAGGAGCGTATGTAGCGATGGTGTTAGCATTCGCGAAATTGATGGAAGAAAAGAAACTCGATGAACTTCCTGTGAATGATTTTCTAGCTGCTACATCTGTTGGGATCGATCCAGAACACGGAATTATTCTTGATTTAAACTATGCGGAAGACGCGCGGGCAGAAGTCGATATGAACATTGTGATGACAGGAGCTGGCCGCTTTGTGGAAATTCAAGGAACAGGAGAAGAAGCGACATTTTCGCGAGAACAATTAAATGAATTGCTAGATACAGCAGAAGTAGGGATTCGACAGCTTATCGACATTCAACGGAAAACGTTAGGAGAACTTGCAATGCAAATTGATATAAAGAGAAGCGAGGAAAGTGGGGATACATGA
- the sdhB gene encoding succinate dehydrogenase iron-sulfur subunit, translating to MSEKKTVRFIITRQDRPDSAPYEEEFEIPYRPNMNVISALMEIRRNPVNAKGQKTTPVVWEMNCLEEVCGACSMVINGKPRQACTALIDKLEQPIRLEPMRTFPVVRDLQVDRSRMFDSLKKVKAWIPIDGTYDLGPGPRMPERKRQWAYELSKCMTCGVCLEACPNVNSKSNFIGPAPLSQVRLFNAHPTGAMHKAERMKAIMGDGGLANCGNSQNCVQSCPKGIPLTTSIAALNREATIQMFRNFFGSDEV from the coding sequence ATGAGCGAGAAAAAAACGGTTCGATTCATTATAACACGTCAAGATCGTCCTGATTCTGCGCCATACGAAGAAGAATTTGAAATTCCATATCGTCCGAATATGAACGTCATTTCTGCGCTGATGGAAATTCGCCGTAATCCGGTTAACGCGAAAGGGCAAAAAACAACCCCAGTTGTATGGGAAATGAACTGTTTGGAAGAAGTATGCGGCGCTTGCTCGATGGTTATTAACGGCAAACCGCGTCAAGCATGCACAGCATTAATTGATAAATTAGAACAGCCAATTCGTTTGGAACCAATGCGTACGTTCCCGGTAGTTCGCGACTTGCAAGTAGACCGCAGCCGTATGTTTGACTCGTTGAAAAAAGTAAAAGCATGGATCCCAATCGATGGAACGTATGACTTAGGTCCTGGTCCGCGTATGCCAGAACGAAAACGCCAATGGGCATACGAGCTTTCAAAATGTATGACATGCGGTGTATGTTTAGAAGCATGTCCAAACGTCAACAGCAAATCGAATTTCATCGGTCCAGCACCGCTTTCCCAAGTACGTCTATTTAATGCGCATCCAACAGGCGCGATGCATAAAGCGGAGCGGATGAAAGCGATTATGGGTGATGGCGGTTTAGCGAACTGTGGTAACTCGCAAAACTGTGTGCAATCTTGTCCAAAAGGAATTCCGTTAACCACTTCGATCGCTGCGCTAAACCGTGAAGCGACGATTCAAATGTTCCGCAACTTCTTCGGAAGTGACGAAGTATAA
- the ilvN gene encoding acetolactate synthase small subunit, which produces MRRIITMTVNNRPGVLNRITGLFTKRHYNIESITVGHTEVEGVSRMTFVVNVEDERTAEQIIKQLNKQIDVLKVNDITDQAIVARELALVKVSVTPALRQEIYTLIEPFRASIVDVSKDSLVIQVTGESEKVEALIELLRPYGIKEVARTGTTAFTRGSQKTAATHKTAFII; this is translated from the coding sequence GTGCGGCGAATTATCACAATGACAGTCAATAACCGTCCAGGCGTTCTCAACCGAATTACCGGGTTATTTACGAAACGGCATTATAACATTGAAAGCATCACGGTAGGACATACAGAAGTAGAAGGAGTTTCCCGAATGACATTTGTCGTCAATGTTGAAGATGAGCGGACGGCCGAGCAAATTATTAAACAGTTAAACAAGCAGATTGATGTGCTGAAAGTAAATGATATTACCGACCAAGCGATTGTTGCGCGGGAACTGGCGCTGGTGAAAGTATCCGTGACACCGGCGCTCCGCCAAGAGATCTATACGCTTATTGAGCCATTCCGCGCTTCGATTGTCGATGTAAGCAAAGATAGTCTTGTTATTCAAGTAACAGGCGAATCCGAAAAAGTAGAAGCGCTCATTGAGTTATTGCGGCCTTACGGAATTAAAGAAGTGGCGAGAACAGGCACAACAGCGTTTACACGCGGCTCGCAAAAAACAGCCGCTACACATAAAACTGCTTTCATTATCTAA
- a CDS encoding helix-turn-helix domain-containing protein, with protein MKDKSFQPKPLLTKREREVFELLVQDKTTKEIARELFISEKTVRNHISNAMQKLGVKGRSQAVIELLRMGELEL; from the coding sequence TTGAAGGATAAATCATTTCAACCAAAGCCGTTGCTAACGAAAAGAGAGAGAGAGGTATTTGAATTATTAGTTCAAGATAAGACGACGAAAGAAATTGCCAGAGAACTGTTTATTAGTGAAAAAACGGTTCGCAACCACATTTCGAACGCAATGCAAAAACTTGGGGTAAAGGGGCGATCCCAAGCAGTTATTGAATTGCTTCGAATGGGAGAACTTGAACTATAA
- a CDS encoding succinate dehydrogenase cytochrome b558 subunit, which produces MAGNREFYYRRLHSLLGVIPVGIFLVQHLVVNHFATKGPEAFNRAASFMENLPFRYFLEIFVIFLPLLFHAIYGLYIAFTAKNNVGRYGYFRNWMFMLQRLTGIFTLIFVTWHVWETRVQAALGAEVNYEMMANIVDNPAMLAFYIVGILSTVFHFANGLWSFCVSWGITVSPRSQQVFTYVTMLIFVALSIVGIRAILAFA; this is translated from the coding sequence ATGGCAGGAAATCGCGAATTTTATTACCGTCGGCTCCATTCGCTGTTAGGAGTCATTCCAGTAGGGATCTTTTTAGTACAACATTTAGTCGTAAACCATTTTGCGACAAAAGGTCCGGAAGCGTTTAACCGTGCTGCTTCCTTTATGGAGAATTTACCATTTCGCTATTTTTTAGAAATATTCGTCATTTTCCTTCCACTGTTGTTCCATGCCATTTATGGACTTTATATTGCTTTTACGGCGAAAAATAATGTCGGCCGTTACGGATATTTCCGCAATTGGATGTTTATGCTGCAGCGATTAACGGGAATTTTTACGTTAATTTTTGTGACATGGCATGTGTGGGAAACACGTGTTCAAGCCGCTCTTGGTGCGGAAGTAAACTATGAAATGATGGCGAATATCGTCGATAATCCGGCTATGCTTGCATTTTATATTGTCGGAATTTTATCAACAGTATTCCATTTTGCGAATGGTTTATGGTCATTCTGTGTAAGTTGGGGTATAACGGTATCTCCTCGTTCACAACAAGTTTTCACCTATGTGACAATGCTTATTTTTGTCGCGCTTTCCATCGTCGGCATTCGTGCCATTTTGGCATTCGCTTAA